In Horticoccus luteus, the following proteins share a genomic window:
- a CDS encoding glycosyltransferase: MMPPVAEFFSFLLVVVYVAASLGLAIYGLNCYVMVALFLRRRDAVRAGHVVIREAASRFADPASLPIVTTQIPLYNEANVAERALRAAAAIDYPLDRHEIQVMDDSTDETADIVDRVARELQRAGHWISVVRRTHRRGYKAGALAEGLRLASGEFIAIFDADFVPPPQFLRHTVPFFLVQPQLGIVQARWGHLNAAESLLTRAQALGIDGHFMVEQSARTFNGLLMNFNGTAGLWRRAAILGAGGWSADTLTEDLDLSYRAQLAGWKTHFIETLEAPGELPSTIGAFKSQQFRWAKGSIQTARKLLPRIWRERSLSAWTKLQATLHLTHYCVHPLMLTVALLAVPVMLTLPLYVSGGLRALIVGAMVVSLIAPNALYLASQRALHGRWFRHLAWLPALMCIGVGVALSNTRAIIEGLAGHRSEFVRTPKRGDRARTAYRVKVPVLPWLELVLGAYCFFGVVVYVAADRLFIGPFLLIYAAGFIVTGLMGLEETRRDAVPAPAFARGLKPEVALHAD; this comes from the coding sequence ATGATGCCGCCCGTGGCAGAATTCTTCAGCTTCCTTCTCGTCGTCGTTTACGTCGCCGCCTCGCTCGGTTTGGCGATTTACGGCCTCAATTGCTACGTGATGGTCGCACTCTTTTTGCGGCGGCGCGATGCCGTGCGCGCGGGCCACGTCGTCATCCGCGAGGCCGCGTCCCGCTTCGCCGATCCCGCTTCGCTGCCGATCGTCACCACACAGATTCCTCTCTACAACGAGGCCAACGTCGCCGAGCGCGCCCTCCGCGCCGCCGCCGCGATCGACTACCCGCTCGACCGCCACGAGATCCAGGTCATGGACGATTCGACCGACGAGACCGCCGACATCGTCGACCGCGTGGCCCGCGAACTGCAGCGCGCCGGCCATTGGATCAGCGTCGTGCGCCGCACGCATCGCCGCGGCTATAAAGCCGGCGCCCTCGCCGAAGGCCTGCGCCTCGCCAGCGGCGAATTCATCGCGATCTTCGACGCGGATTTCGTGCCGCCGCCGCAATTCCTGCGCCACACCGTGCCGTTCTTTCTCGTGCAACCGCAGCTCGGCATCGTGCAGGCGCGCTGGGGCCACCTCAACGCCGCTGAATCCCTGCTCACCCGCGCGCAAGCCCTCGGCATCGACGGCCATTTCATGGTCGAGCAATCCGCCCGCACCTTCAACGGCCTGCTCATGAACTTCAACGGCACCGCCGGCCTCTGGCGCCGCGCCGCGATTCTCGGTGCCGGCGGCTGGTCCGCCGACACGCTCACCGAGGACCTCGACCTCTCCTATCGCGCGCAACTCGCCGGTTGGAAAACGCATTTCATCGAAACGCTCGAAGCTCCGGGCGAACTGCCGTCCACCATCGGCGCGTTCAAAAGCCAGCAGTTCCGCTGGGCGAAAGGCTCCATCCAGACGGCGCGCAAACTCCTCCCGCGCATCTGGCGCGAACGCTCTCTCTCCGCGTGGACGAAACTTCAGGCCACCCTCCATCTCACGCATTACTGTGTGCATCCGCTGATGCTGACGGTCGCCCTCCTCGCCGTGCCCGTGATGCTCACGCTGCCACTCTACGTTTCGGGCGGACTACGCGCGCTCATCGTCGGCGCGATGGTCGTCTCGTTGATCGCGCCCAACGCCCTCTACCTCGCAAGCCAGCGCGCGCTGCACGGCCGCTGGTTCCGCCATCTCGCGTGGCTCCCCGCGCTGATGTGCATTGGCGTCGGCGTCGCGCTGTCCAACACTCGCGCGATCATCGAAGGCCTCGCCGGTCACCGCAGCGAATTTGTTCGCACCCCCAAACGCGGCGATCGCGCCCGCACCGCTTATCGCGTCAAAGTGCCGGTTCTCCCTTGGCTGGAGCTCGTGCTGGGCGCTTATTGTTTCTTCGGCGTCGTGGTTTACGTCGCCGCCGACCGCCTCTTCATCGGTCCGTTTTTGTTGATCTATGCCGCCGGGTTCATCGTCACCGGCCTCATGGGGCTTGAGGAAACGCGCCGCGACGCCGTGCCCGCTCCCGCTTTCGCGCGCGGCTTGAAACCCGAAGTGGCATTGCACGCGGACTGA
- a CDS encoding response regulator transcription factor, producing the protein MKTPTESPTVAKPSKAPDRRRLLLVDDHPVTRRGVAALINAERDLEVAGEADSAPRALEIVGHQQFDLAIVDVSLGAMSGIELIKNLKVLAPSLPILVMSMHDEGLYAERALRAGAHGYIMKQEASDKILIAIQRVLSGDLYISDKMKEKMLHRLVNKKKETEGVFSIDTLSDREMEVFQLIGNGFSTRQIASQLHLSVKTIDSYREHLKLKLQLESGPDLVRFAIQWVKSEIASGPSAAAPVPN; encoded by the coding sequence ATGAAAACCCCAACTGAGTCTCCCACCGTTGCCAAGCCATCCAAGGCGCCTGATCGCCGCCGCCTGCTTCTCGTTGATGACCACCCGGTCACGCGGCGCGGTGTCGCGGCCTTGATCAACGCGGAACGCGATCTCGAGGTCGCGGGCGAAGCCGACAGTGCGCCGCGCGCGCTGGAGATCGTGGGGCACCAACAATTTGATCTCGCGATCGTGGACGTCTCACTCGGCGCGATGAGCGGCATCGAGTTGATCAAGAATCTCAAGGTGCTGGCACCGAGCCTGCCGATCCTCGTCATGTCGATGCACGACGAGGGGCTCTATGCCGAAAGGGCGCTGCGCGCGGGCGCGCATGGTTACATCATGAAGCAGGAAGCGAGCGACAAGATCCTCATCGCGATCCAACGCGTGTTGAGTGGCGACCTCTACATTTCGGACAAGATGAAGGAGAAGATGCTGCACCGACTCGTGAACAAAAAGAAGGAGACGGAAGGCGTGTTTTCGATCGATACGCTCAGCGACCGCGAGATGGAAGTGTTTCAACTCATCGGGAATGGTTTCAGCACCCGGCAGATCGCGTCGCAACTTCACCTCAGCGTGAAAACGATCGATTCCTATCGCGAGCATTTGAAACTCAAGCTCCAGCTCGAGAGCGGTCCGGACTTGGTGCGCTTCGCGATTCAGTGGGTGAAGAGCGAGATCGCCTCCGGCCCGAGCGCCGCTGCGCCCGTGCCAAATTGA
- the glgX gene encoding glycogen debranching protein GlgX, which produces MNVSKIWHGEPYPLGATWTGAGVNFALFSENATRVELCLFDADDPSRETARIDLKERDDQVWHAFLPEIRVGQLYGYRVHGPYEPQNGHRFNPAKLLLDPYAKAITGEVKWDDALFGYTIGHDEADLSRDDRDSAPFMPKCVVVDPAFTWDNDKQPRRPLHETVIYEAHVKGFSKLWEQVPEAVRGSYAGIGSPQAIEYFQKLGVTAVELLPVHQHVDSKHLLDQGLTDFWGYNTIGFFAPESSYSSSGDRGGQLQEFKTMVKSLHAAGIEVILDVVYNHSAEGNQLGPTLSLRGIDNATYYRLTPDNPRYYMDYTGTGNTLNVPAPRVLQLLMDSLRYWVLEMHVDGFRFDLASALARELQEVSKLSAFFDVIHQDPVISRVKLIAEPWDVGEGGYQVGNFPSLWAEWNGRYRDTVRGYWKGDAGVMRDFAYRLCGSSDLYQSNGKKPTASINFITSHDGFTLRDLVSFSDKHNEANGEENRDGDNNNHSWNWGFEGLDAPPDVLTVRRRLRRSMLATLIFSQGVPMLRGGDEKGATQHGNNNAYCHDSPLTWLAWEHDEETEQFLEFVRRLIHFRREHVIFRQPKFFQGRDLRGAGVKDITWINATGKEMTDEAWGAEFAKVIGVLLGGDSLALTDYYGQPIRDDTFLLFFNAHHEEVEVRVPGRRGVSWKLIINTNEETGFIENGPELERGTRFRVPDRSLCVFRKTTGSDDAARENPESESGEAETPVQVDSPPATPDQPRSKE; this is translated from the coding sequence ATGAACGTCTCCAAAATCTGGCACGGGGAACCTTATCCGCTCGGCGCGACGTGGACGGGCGCGGGCGTAAATTTCGCGTTGTTTTCGGAGAACGCGACGCGCGTCGAGCTCTGCTTGTTCGACGCCGACGATCCCTCGCGAGAGACGGCGCGCATCGATCTCAAGGAGCGCGACGACCAAGTGTGGCATGCTTTTCTACCGGAGATTCGCGTGGGACAGCTCTACGGCTATCGCGTGCACGGCCCGTATGAGCCGCAGAATGGCCACCGTTTCAATCCAGCAAAGCTCCTCCTCGACCCTTACGCGAAAGCCATCACGGGAGAGGTGAAATGGGACGACGCGCTCTTCGGCTACACGATCGGCCACGACGAGGCCGACCTGAGCCGGGACGATCGCGACAGCGCTCCGTTTATGCCCAAGTGCGTGGTGGTCGATCCCGCCTTCACCTGGGACAACGACAAGCAGCCCCGCCGCCCGTTGCACGAGACCGTGATTTATGAGGCGCATGTGAAGGGGTTTTCCAAACTTTGGGAACAGGTGCCGGAAGCGGTGCGCGGCAGTTACGCTGGCATCGGCAGTCCGCAGGCGATCGAGTATTTCCAGAAACTAGGGGTGACGGCGGTGGAATTGCTGCCGGTGCACCAGCACGTGGACAGCAAGCATCTCCTCGACCAAGGCCTCACCGATTTTTGGGGCTACAACACGATTGGTTTCTTTGCGCCCGAGAGTTCCTACAGCAGTTCAGGGGATCGTGGCGGGCAGTTGCAGGAATTCAAAACCATGGTGAAGAGCCTGCACGCGGCGGGGATCGAGGTAATTCTCGACGTGGTTTACAATCACTCGGCGGAAGGCAATCAGCTCGGGCCAACGCTCTCCTTGCGGGGCATCGACAACGCGACGTATTACCGGCTCACGCCCGACAATCCGCGTTACTACATGGATTACACGGGCACGGGGAATACGTTGAACGTGCCGGCGCCCCGCGTGCTCCAGCTCTTGATGGACAGTCTGCGCTATTGGGTGCTCGAGATGCATGTGGATGGGTTTCGTTTCGATCTCGCGTCCGCGCTTGCGCGTGAGTTGCAGGAGGTGAGCAAGCTCTCGGCGTTCTTCGACGTGATTCACCAAGACCCGGTCATCTCGCGCGTGAAACTCATTGCGGAGCCTTGGGACGTGGGTGAGGGCGGCTATCAAGTGGGCAACTTTCCGTCGCTCTGGGCCGAATGGAATGGCCGCTACCGCGATACGGTGCGGGGCTATTGGAAAGGCGATGCGGGCGTGATGCGCGATTTCGCCTATCGCCTGTGCGGCAGCTCGGATCTCTACCAAAGCAACGGCAAGAAGCCCACGGCGAGCATCAACTTCATCACGTCGCACGATGGGTTCACGCTCCGCGATCTCGTTTCCTTCAGCGACAAACACAACGAGGCCAACGGCGAAGAGAACCGCGATGGCGACAACAACAACCACTCTTGGAATTGGGGCTTTGAAGGCCTCGACGCGCCGCCCGACGTGCTTACCGTGCGCCGGCGCCTGCGTCGCTCGATGCTCGCAACGCTGATCTTTTCCCAAGGCGTGCCGATGCTCCGCGGCGGCGACGAGAAGGGCGCCACTCAGCATGGCAACAACAACGCCTATTGCCACGATTCGCCGCTGACCTGGCTGGCGTGGGAGCACGACGAGGAGACCGAGCAGTTTCTCGAGTTTGTGCGGCGGCTGATTCACTTTCGCCGCGAGCACGTGATTTTCCGGCAGCCGAAATTTTTTCAGGGCCGCGATCTTCGCGGCGCCGGCGTGAAGGACATTACGTGGATCAACGCCACCGGCAAGGAGATGACCGACGAGGCGTGGGGCGCAGAGTTCGCGAAAGTCATTGGCGTGCTTTTGGGCGGCGACTCGCTGGCGTTGACCGACTATTATGGTCAGCCGATTCGCGACGACACGTTCCTGCTCTTCTTCAACGCCCACCACGAAGAGGTCGAGGTGCGCGTGCCGGGACGTCGCGGCGTGAGTTGGAAGCTGATCATCAACACGAACGAAGAAACGGGATTTATCGAAAACGGCCCCGAGCTCGAACGCGGCACCCGCTTTCGCGTGCCGGATCGGTCGCTGTGCGTATTTCGGAAAACGACCGGCAGCGACGATGCCGCCCGGGAAAATCCGGAGAGCGAGAGCGGCGAGGCGGAGACGCCCGTGCAGGTCGACAGCCCCCCAGCGACGCCCGACCAGCCCCGTTCGAAAGAATAA
- a CDS encoding carbon starvation CstA family protein yields MIKTSLRTRAPLWAAVVVLGTVSLGVVAFSRGEPVNALWIVIASVCVFAIAYRFHSAWLMAKVLTIDDLRATPAVVNEDGKDFVRTNRWVVFGHHFAAIAGPGPLVGPVLAAQFGYLPGLLWMLIGATLGGAVHDSVILFCSIRRRGKSLGQMMTDEVGRFGGILALVSIIAIMVVLLAVLALVVVKALAQSPWGLFTIAATVPIGVAMGLAMRGGRKLGWITVGGVVALLASVVLGKYLDQAPVLKDLLTLKGTTLAWWIMGYGVVASILPIWLLLAPRDYLSTFMKIGTVAALGIAIVVLAPHLRMPALTKFIDGSGPVFAGPVFPFCFITIACAAVSGFHSLIASGTTPKMLAREKDIRTVAYGAMITEMLVGVMALIAACSMEPGQYFAINMAGSAEVVTAKVTALGFPVTPGDMTALAASVDEITMVGRVGGAPTFAVGMAHMFAGVVGSKSALAIWYHFAIMFEALFILTTIDAGTRVGRFLVQDVLGLASPKLADTRSFSGNAIATLLFVGAWGWFLYQGVIDPLGGINSLWPIFGVANQLLAVIALALGTTVLIKMGRTRYIWATLAPLAWLLAVTMTAGWMKIFSADVRLGFLSAARSLAGKIAAGGEAAQLKQWHQLMVNNYVNAAVTGTFLVLVALVVLTCARVWWQLLSGRRAPVLREEPYVAVGGPVEQAVTRVAANSW; encoded by the coding sequence ATGATAAAAACCTCCCTACGAACCCGCGCGCCGTTATGGGCCGCGGTGGTGGTGCTCGGCACCGTTTCCCTTGGTGTTGTGGCGTTCTCGCGCGGCGAGCCCGTGAACGCGTTATGGATCGTCATCGCTTCGGTCTGCGTATTCGCGATCGCGTATCGATTTCACTCCGCGTGGTTGATGGCGAAGGTGCTGACGATCGACGATCTGCGGGCGACGCCGGCGGTCGTGAACGAGGATGGCAAAGACTTCGTGCGCACGAACCGGTGGGTGGTGTTTGGCCATCACTTCGCGGCGATCGCGGGGCCGGGACCGCTGGTCGGGCCGGTGCTGGCGGCGCAATTCGGATATCTGCCGGGGCTGCTCTGGATGTTGATTGGTGCGACGCTGGGCGGTGCGGTGCACGATTCGGTGATTCTGTTTTGCTCGATCCGACGGCGGGGAAAGTCGTTGGGCCAGATGATGACGGACGAGGTGGGGCGGTTTGGCGGCATTCTGGCGCTCGTGAGCATCATCGCGATCATGGTGGTGCTGCTCGCGGTGCTGGCGCTGGTGGTCGTCAAGGCGCTCGCCCAAAGCCCGTGGGGTTTGTTCACGATTGCGGCGACGGTGCCGATCGGCGTGGCGATGGGCCTCGCGATGCGCGGCGGGCGAAAGCTCGGCTGGATCACGGTGGGCGGTGTGGTCGCGCTGCTGGCCTCGGTGGTGCTCGGAAAATACCTCGATCAGGCGCCGGTGTTGAAGGATTTGCTGACGTTGAAAGGCACCACGCTCGCGTGGTGGATCATGGGCTACGGCGTGGTGGCGTCGATTTTACCCATCTGGCTGCTGCTCGCGCCGCGCGATTACCTCAGCACGTTCATGAAGATCGGCACGGTGGCGGCGTTGGGCATCGCGATTGTGGTGCTGGCGCCGCATCTGCGGATGCCGGCGCTGACGAAGTTCATCGACGGCTCGGGGCCGGTGTTTGCGGGGCCGGTGTTTCCCTTCTGCTTCATCACGATCGCGTGCGCGGCGGTGTCGGGTTTCCATTCGCTGATCGCGTCGGGCACGACGCCGAAAATGCTGGCGCGGGAAAAGGACATCCGGACGGTGGCCTACGGGGCGATGATCACCGAGATGCTCGTCGGGGTGATGGCGCTCATCGCCGCGTGCTCGATGGAGCCGGGGCAGTATTTTGCCATCAACATGGCCGGCAGTGCGGAAGTGGTGACCGCGAAGGTGACCGCGCTCGGGTTTCCGGTGACGCCTGGCGACATGACGGCGCTGGCCGCGAGCGTGGACGAGATCACGATGGTGGGCCGCGTGGGCGGCGCGCCGACCTTCGCGGTGGGGATGGCGCACATGTTCGCCGGTGTGGTGGGCAGCAAGTCAGCGCTGGCGATCTGGTATCACTTTGCGATCATGTTCGAGGCGTTGTTCATCTTGACGACGATCGATGCGGGCACGCGCGTGGGACGATTTCTCGTGCAGGATGTGCTCGGCCTGGCGTCGCCGAAGCTGGCGGACACGCGGTCATTCTCGGGCAACGCGATCGCCACGTTGCTGTTTGTGGGCGCGTGGGGCTGGTTCCTTTATCAAGGCGTGATCGATCCGCTGGGCGGCATCAATTCGCTCTGGCCGATCTTCGGCGTGGCGAACCAATTGCTCGCGGTGATCGCGCTCGCGCTCGGGACGACGGTGCTGATCAAGATGGGGCGCACGCGCTATATCTGGGCGACGCTTGCGCCGCTGGCGTGGTTGCTGGCCGTGACGATGACGGCGGGTTGGATGAAGATTTTCAGCGCGGATGTGCGGCTGGGTTTCCTGAGCGCGGCGCGCAGCCTCGCCGGCAAGATCGCGGCCGGGGGCGAAGCGGCGCAGTTGAAGCAATGGCATCAGCTCATGGTGAACAACTACGTGAACGCGGCGGTGACGGGGACGTTTCTGGTGCTCGTGGCGCTGGTCGTGCTGACGTGCGCGCGGGTGTGGTGGCAATTGCTCTCGGGTCGGCGCGCCCCCGTGTTGCGCGAGGAGCCGTATGTGGCGGTGGGGGGGCCGGTTGAACAGGCGGTGACACGCGTAGCTGCTAACTCGTGGTAG
- a CDS encoding NAD(P)/FAD-dependent oxidoreductase — MNARPIGIVGGGLAGLSLGLALRHAGVDVRILEAGDYPRHRVCGEFITGLAPSTIDRLHLRPLLADAHRHRGVAWFQGARLLRRETLPAAALALSRHALDARLAAAFTELGGELLTGQRVDLRERPAGRVFACGRQRARSSWVGLKVHARGLALAANLELHLGREAYVGLCPVEDGWVNVCGLFRVQTGLPADRTAVLPQYLRRCGLGALADRLAAAEIDPASHCAVAGLSFARTLPAPDRLALGDALTMIPPFTGNGMAIALQSAELSLDPLLAWTRGERDWPATVTVANARLQRAFRRRLRSAAVLHPFLLSPFPQRLLATASRCGVLPTRPLYAALH, encoded by the coding sequence ATGAACGCGCGCCCCATCGGAATCGTCGGCGGCGGACTCGCCGGACTCTCGCTCGGGCTCGCGCTGCGCCACGCCGGCGTGGACGTGCGTATTTTGGAGGCGGGCGATTACCCGCGGCATCGCGTGTGCGGCGAATTCATCACCGGCCTCGCGCCGTCGACGATCGACCGCCTGCACCTGCGGCCGCTGCTCGCCGACGCGCATCGCCACCGCGGCGTGGCCTGGTTTCAAGGCGCGCGCCTGCTCCGCCGCGAAACGTTGCCCGCAGCCGCGCTCGCTCTCAGCCGCCATGCCCTCGATGCGCGCCTCGCGGCGGCGTTCACCGAGCTTGGCGGCGAGTTGCTGACGGGCCAGCGCGTCGATCTCCGCGAACGTCCCGCCGGCCGCGTCTTCGCGTGTGGACGCCAACGCGCCCGCTCCTCCTGGGTCGGCCTCAAAGTGCATGCGCGCGGCCTGGCACTCGCCGCGAATCTGGAGCTTCACTTGGGGCGCGAGGCTTACGTCGGCCTTTGTCCCGTGGAAGACGGGTGGGTTAACGTCTGCGGCCTCTTCCGCGTGCAAACCGGCCTGCCCGCCGATCGCACGGCCGTGTTGCCGCAATATCTCCGCCGCTGCGGCCTCGGCGCCCTCGCCGATCGCCTCGCCGCCGCCGAAATCGATCCCGCGTCGCATTGCGCGGTGGCCGGTTTGAGTTTCGCGCGAACTCTCCCCGCTCCCGACCGCCTCGCCCTCGGTGACGCGTTGACGATGATTCCGCCTTTCACGGGCAACGGCATGGCGATCGCGTTGCAGAGCGCGGAGCTCAGCCTCGATCCGCTGCTCGCGTGGACGCGCGGCGAACGCGACTGGCCGGCAACCGTCACCGTCGCCAATGCGCGACTACAGCGCGCGTTTCGCCGGCGCCTGCGCTCCGCCGCCGTGCTGCATCCGTTTCTGCTTTCTCCTTTCCCGCAACGTTTGCTGGCCACCGCCAGCCGCTGCGGCGTCCTGCCCACCCGCCCGCTCTACGCGGCCCTGCATTGA
- a CDS encoding SDR family oxidoreductase — protein sequence MNIVRDSLTGKVALVTGAGSGIGKATALHFALAGARVGVLTHHAEEADAVGAEIRAAGGDALPLVADVSQPSQIERAVERIKTMWSRLDIVVANAGINGLWAPIEEISEKDWEQTTDVNLKGTFFTLKHAVPLLKRAGGAIVITSSVQGTRVFSNSGASVYASTKAAQVALGRMLALELAQFRIRVNTICPGSIRTHISQNTRQQDLEEIKQPVIYPKGHVPLTHGEAGQAAEVASLAWFLVSDASSHITGTEVFIDGAESLMTG from the coding sequence ATGAATATCGTCCGTGACTCTTTGACCGGCAAAGTCGCTCTCGTCACCGGTGCCGGCTCTGGCATCGGCAAGGCCACCGCCCTGCACTTCGCTCTCGCCGGCGCGCGGGTCGGCGTTCTCACCCATCACGCCGAAGAGGCGGATGCCGTCGGCGCGGAGATTCGCGCGGCCGGCGGTGACGCACTTCCTCTCGTCGCCGACGTCTCGCAACCCAGCCAGATCGAGCGCGCCGTCGAGCGAATCAAGACGATGTGGAGTCGCCTCGACATCGTCGTCGCCAACGCCGGCATCAACGGCCTGTGGGCGCCCATTGAGGAGATTTCGGAGAAGGATTGGGAGCAGACCACCGACGTAAATCTCAAGGGCACGTTCTTCACCCTCAAACACGCCGTGCCTCTCTTGAAACGCGCAGGCGGCGCGATCGTCATCACGTCGTCCGTGCAGGGCACGCGCGTTTTCAGTAACAGCGGCGCAAGTGTCTACGCGTCGACGAAAGCGGCGCAAGTCGCGCTCGGTCGCATGCTCGCGCTCGAACTCGCGCAGTTCCGAATCCGTGTAAACACCATCTGCCCCGGTTCGATCCGCACGCACATCAGCCAAAACACCCGGCAACAGGATCTCGAAGAAATCAAACAGCCCGTGATCTATCCGAAGGGGCACGTGCCGCTGACTCACGGCGAAGCCGGGCAGGCCGCCGAAGTAGCCTCGCTCGCGTGGTTTCTCGTCTCCGATGCCTCCAGCCACATCACCGGCACCGAAGTTTTTATCGACGGCGCTGAGTCGTTGATGACCGGCTGA
- a CDS encoding methyltransferase domain-containing protein, which translates to MRRIVEPEWLDELPPEDPAAIHSRRDLRWINRRLGTAAWLRGQLATRRAPGERVIELGAGDGTLALDLAPALGSEHYAGLDRVSRPPAWTGTWHQTDVFNFPHWPRYPVVIASLFLHHFTEPQLRQLGAAFAPSARLLLFSEPARRRRFQWVFALACRFAGAHRVTRHDGHISIAAGFRGDELPVFLGLDPNEWRWKTDIAPLGAYHLRAERRS; encoded by the coding sequence GTGCGCCGCATCGTCGAACCTGAATGGCTGGATGAACTGCCGCCCGAAGATCCGGCGGCGATCCACAGTAGGCGCGATTTGAGATGGATCAACCGCCGGCTCGGCACCGCCGCCTGGCTGCGCGGGCAACTCGCCACCCGCCGCGCTCCCGGCGAACGCGTGATCGAACTCGGGGCGGGCGACGGCACGCTGGCACTCGACCTCGCCCCCGCCCTCGGCAGCGAACATTACGCCGGCCTCGATCGCGTGTCGCGCCCGCCCGCATGGACCGGCACGTGGCACCAGACCGACGTATTCAACTTTCCCCACTGGCCGCGCTATCCCGTCGTGATCGCGAGCCTGTTCCTGCATCACTTCACCGAGCCGCAACTCCGGCAACTGGGCGCCGCCTTCGCTCCCTCCGCGCGTCTCCTCTTGTTTTCCGAACCCGCGCGGCGCCGCCGTTTCCAATGGGTTTTCGCGCTCGCCTGCCGCTTCGCGGGTGCGCATCGCGTCACGCGTCACGACGGCCACATCAGCATCGCCGCCGGTTTCCGGGGCGACGAGCTCCCGGTCTTTCTCGGCCTCGATCCGAACGAGTGGCGCTGGAAAACGGACATCGCGCCTCTCGGCGCTTATCACCTGCGGGCGGAGCGACGCTCATGA
- a CDS encoding type III polyketide synthase: MNLHALATAVPQLVLTQQQCWEIVDRSPEARQLSRRSQLTLRAILRGNSGIATRHFALPEIENVFARTADELNEGFRAEAPRLAAAALTRALDQAGVDVAALDALFICTCTGYLCPGVTSYVAEQLGLRPNAFLQDLVGLGCGAAIPTLRAADAFLHANPHATVATVAVEICSAAFYLDDDPGVLVSACLFGDGAAAAIWRTTPGPVPVRCHGFNTVHRPADRDRIRFEQRDGKLRNLLDAAVPQLAAAAVAALLAAERADPARPPITRILSHPGGRDVLDAIEAALPEFSLGTSREVLRRFGNMSSPSVLFALADALREGPPPDASDWWLVSFGAGFSAHSCRVSAA; the protein is encoded by the coding sequence ATGAATCTTCACGCCCTCGCCACCGCCGTGCCGCAGCTCGTTCTCACGCAACAGCAGTGCTGGGAAATCGTCGACCGCTCGCCTGAGGCGCGCCAACTCAGCCGCCGCTCGCAACTCACCCTGCGCGCGATTCTGCGCGGCAACAGCGGCATCGCCACGCGCCACTTCGCGCTGCCCGAGATTGAAAACGTCTTCGCCCGCACCGCCGACGAACTCAACGAAGGGTTTCGCGCGGAAGCCCCCCGACTCGCCGCGGCCGCGTTGACGCGCGCGCTCGATCAGGCCGGCGTCGATGTCGCCGCGCTCGACGCGCTCTTCATCTGCACCTGCACCGGCTACCTCTGCCCGGGCGTCACCAGCTATGTGGCGGAGCAACTCGGATTGCGCCCCAACGCGTTTCTCCAGGATCTCGTCGGCCTCGGCTGCGGCGCCGCCATTCCCACCCTGCGGGCCGCCGACGCGTTCCTGCACGCGAACCCGCACGCGACCGTTGCCACCGTCGCCGTGGAAATTTGCTCCGCCGCGTTCTACCTCGACGACGATCCGGGCGTGCTCGTCAGCGCGTGCCTCTTCGGCGACGGCGCGGCCGCCGCGATCTGGCGCACCACGCCGGGGCCGGTGCCGGTGCGCTGCCATGGCTTCAACACCGTGCACCGCCCCGCGGACCGCGATCGCATCCGCTTCGAACAACGCGATGGCAAACTGCGCAATCTCCTCGATGCCGCCGTGCCTCAACTCGCCGCCGCCGCCGTCGCCGCACTGCTCGCCGCCGAGCGCGCCGATCCGGCGCGCCCACCGATCACGCGGATTCTCTCTCACCCCGGCGGCCGCGATGTGCTCGACGCCATCGAAGCCGCACTCCCGGAGTTTTCGCTTGGCACCTCGCGCGAGGTCTTGCGCCGCTTTGGCAACATGAGCAGCCCGTCCGTGCTCTTCGCTCTCGCGGACGCGCTGCGCGAGGGTCCGCCGCCCGACGCGAGCGACTGGTGGCTCGTGAGTTTTGGCGCCGGTTTCAGTGCTCATTCGTGCCGCGTGTCGGCGGCGTAG